One part of the Acidobacteriota bacterium genome encodes these proteins:
- a CDS encoding zf-HC2 domain-containing protein has protein sequence MSKIEKGPQCFSIEELAAFAEETAKGARRREIDRHLASCPACRTELALLEEFHNPALSAAEEADVEWIAARIEPPAQAAPAAPVTREGFWQRLLRAPMLPAAGLAASLLLAVLAGLLLWRSPAPLPPLDPVGEDVLRSDALELRQPLGVQAGVPSALQWQAVPNASYYQVSLLRVDSSLVWQQRSESVILEIPPNVRSQMGEARRFYWQVTAHSANGDRLAASEVASFRIQAR, from the coding sequence GTGAGCAAGATCGAAAAGGGCCCCCAGTGCTTTTCCATCGAAGAATTGGCAGCCTTTGCAGAGGAAACGGCGAAGGGCGCCAGGCGGCGCGAGATCGACCGGCATCTCGCCTCCTGTCCTGCCTGCCGGACCGAGTTGGCGCTTCTGGAGGAGTTTCACAATCCTGCCTTGAGCGCGGCAGAAGAAGCCGACGTGGAGTGGATCGCGGCACGAATCGAGCCGCCCGCCCAGGCGGCTCCCGCGGCGCCCGTGACCCGGGAAGGATTCTGGCAGCGTCTGTTGCGGGCGCCCATGTTGCCGGCGGCCGGGCTGGCCGCTTCCCTGCTGCTGGCGGTGCTGGCAGGCTTGCTCTTGTGGCGGAGTCCGGCACCGCTTCCGCCCCTGGATCCCGTCGGGGAGGATGTGCTGCGTTCCGACGCGCTGGAGCTGCGCCAACCCCTGGGTGTGCAGGCGGGCGTCCCCTCCGCTTTGCAGTGGCAAGCCGTGCCCAATGCCTCTTATTATCAGGTATCGCTGCTGCGGGTCGACAGCAGCTTGGTTTGGCAGCAAAGATCAGAAAGCGTTATTCTAGAAATTCCGCCAAATGTACGGAGCCAAATGGGCGAAGCCAGGCGATTCTACTGGCAGGTGACGGCTCATTCCGCCAACGGAGACCGCCTGGCCGCCTCTGAAGTCGCCTCTTTTCGAATCCAGGCCCGCTAG
- a CDS encoding Ig-like domain-containing protein, translating to MMLFNKRIDEDSRLSWPVRALPWLLGGLLCLAAFSVPLQAGGTQDVADVRIVAERAPAGGLAVLVIELTEPKPITTGELCLRFSMGPVLQEVNNVALLSTSPISGSAQVDGGQVDITFNSPDGSFGNEGDLPLMVLAIPVSELASTGESASIVIDLSQTTLRDPDGQPYVLEVDENDFRVGGVSVTSMEPASGIINADEFITFRGVGFQPDMEIDINEADHGDAEFISPTEARVRVQNTFELFPTTRVRVRVRNDVGDEPEDEFYPAAFLPGLSGNSPPIAVDDMAQTAPGVPVEIEVLSNDEDPDGDPIELVQVDAPSSGFAEIVDDRVRYTPAAGFSGEDSFGYHIADDRGAQASALVRVQVEGAAPQPVLSINSTLLRLANGQSADVEVDVSQGTPGQTVTLRAQDSSLAKISSPQTLISPSQRLAFRVRGRQPGEGLLVAELGQVTDSIPLGVVRGSALTIPVIRNNSVSRLGLALVNGGPQEAEVLLRAYPSGAFTSLGAPAPRPVFLQNAFTLQAGQQSSRFIDEIDPALQDFSGWLEITSPQEGLHATFLNLPAGRIIYAGGSGSIEATTTAFVTGSSFSGESPPEVSIIQRDLDPVGVEVDWFGGDGTLLGSLNLTLSGEEALHASFSDLFPDVRGFAPDDYLRVQARQPVVIYQQSLAPNYIFGQAAAQPAGAPAGDSPAAAQTLPGRGTLCLTHFVSGAGFFSEISLVNGSSTADQAHLTLIGNSPQDPLSGQTASVDLAGHQQVLLRVEEIFGLDAQSLTSGSLIIDVPSGSAAAAVMGRLDDPSFRTALPLPPNALGEAVFAQVANGMVGSTHMFTGLAVLNLSGISQPGGGSDGEVLIEVFTAQGQLAGRTLRPLPGDSRSAMLLQEWVEDLPDQQGGHIRISADVPMAVLELFGDFNQTFLSTVSASPGSFETKGR from the coding sequence ATGATGCTGTTCAACAAGCGTATCGATGAAGACTCCCGCCTCTCTTGGCCTGTCCGTGCATTGCCTTGGCTCCTGGGCGGACTCCTCTGTCTGGCCGCCTTCTCCGTGCCGCTCCAGGCCGGCGGGACGCAAGACGTTGCCGACGTGAGAATCGTGGCCGAGCGGGCTCCCGCCGGCGGGTTGGCCGTCCTGGTCATCGAACTGACCGAACCCAAGCCCATCACGACCGGCGAGCTGTGCCTGCGCTTTTCCATGGGACCGGTGTTGCAGGAGGTCAACAACGTCGCCCTGCTCAGCACCAGCCCCATCAGCGGTTCGGCCCAGGTTGACGGAGGTCAGGTCGACATCACCTTCAACTCGCCGGACGGCAGCTTCGGCAACGAGGGTGACCTGCCCTTGATGGTGCTGGCCATCCCCGTGTCCGAACTCGCGTCGACCGGCGAGTCGGCCAGCATCGTGATCGATCTCTCCCAGACCACCCTGCGCGATCCCGACGGTCAGCCCTACGTGCTGGAGGTGGACGAGAACGACTTCAGGGTGGGCGGCGTCTCCGTTACCTCGATGGAACCGGCTTCCGGAATCATCAACGCCGACGAGTTCATCACCTTTCGCGGAGTCGGCTTCCAGCCCGACATGGAAATCGACATCAATGAAGCCGACCACGGGGACGCCGAATTCATCAGCCCCACCGAAGCGCGGGTGCGGGTCCAAAATACCTTCGAGTTGTTTCCGACCACGCGGGTGCGGGTGAGAGTGCGCAACGACGTAGGAGACGAGCCCGAAGACGAGTTTTATCCGGCAGCCTTCTTGCCGGGACTCAGCGGCAACAGTCCGCCCATCGCCGTCGACGACATGGCTCAGACCGCGCCCGGAGTGCCGGTCGAGATCGAGGTGCTGTCCAACGACGAAGACCCCGATGGCGATCCTATCGAGTTGGTGCAGGTCGATGCCCCATCCTCAGGTTTTGCGGAAATCGTTGACGACCGGGTGCGCTACACCCCCGCGGCCGGTTTCAGCGGAGAGGACAGCTTCGGTTACCACATCGCCGACGACCGGGGCGCCCAGGCGTCGGCTCTGGTGCGGGTGCAGGTGGAGGGTGCGGCGCCTCAACCTGTCTTGAGCATCAACAGCACGTTGCTGCGCCTGGCCAACGGCCAGTCCGCCGACGTCGAGGTCGACGTCTCCCAGGGTACGCCCGGCCAGACGGTGACCCTGCGCGCCCAGGACTCGTCGCTGGCCAAGATCAGTTCGCCCCAGACGCTCATTTCCCCCTCCCAACGGCTCGCCTTCCGAGTCCGCGGAAGGCAGCCTGGAGAGGGACTGTTGGTGGCCGAACTGGGACAGGTGACGGACTCTATTCCGCTTGGGGTGGTTAGAGGATCGGCTCTCACCATACCGGTGATCCGCAATAACTCGGTTTCCCGGTTGGGACTGGCACTGGTCAACGGCGGCCCGCAAGAAGCCGAAGTGCTTCTGAGGGCCTATCCCTCCGGCGCTTTCACTTCCTTGGGGGCGCCGGCTCCCAGACCGGTCTTCTTGCAGAACGCCTTCACCTTGCAGGCTGGCCAGCAGAGTTCCAGATTCATCGATGAGATCGATCCCGCTCTGCAAGACTTCAGCGGGTGGCTGGAAATCACTTCGCCGCAAGAGGGCCTGCACGCCACCTTCCTCAACCTTCCTGCCGGCCGTATCATCTATGCGGGAGGTTCGGGATCGATCGAGGCTACCACAACGGCCTTTGTGACCGGATCGTCTTTCAGCGGCGAGTCCCCGCCCGAGGTCTCCATCATCCAGCGCGATCTGGATCCGGTCGGGGTGGAGGTCGATTGGTTCGGCGGAGACGGCACGCTGCTGGGCAGCCTCAATCTCACGCTTTCCGGTGAAGAGGCTCTTCATGCATCCTTCAGCGATCTTTTTCCGGACGTGCGGGGATTCGCTCCCGACGACTATCTGCGGGTGCAGGCCCGGCAACCAGTGGTGATCTACCAGCAGTCGCTGGCCCCCAACTACATCTTCGGGCAGGCGGCCGCCCAACCAGCCGGGGCGCCGGCAGGTGACTCGCCGGCGGCGGCCCAGACGCTCCCGGGACGGGGAACGCTGTGCCTCACCCACTTCGTCAGCGGGGCCGGATTCTTCAGCGAGATATCCCTCGTCAACGGCTCCTCCACCGCCGATCAGGCTCACCTGACCCTGATCGGAAATTCGCCTCAAGATCCGCTGTCGGGGCAGACCGCCAGCGTGGATCTGGCCGGACACCAGCAAGTCCTGCTGCGGGTGGAAGAGATTTTCGGGTTGGATGCGCAGTCGCTGACGTCAGGATCGCTGATCATCGATGTGCCGTCGGGCAGCGCCGCCGCCGCCGTCATGGGACGCCTGGACGATCCCAGCTTCCGCACCGCGCTCCCTTTGCCTCCCAACGCGCTGGGAGAAGCGGTCTTCGCTCAGGTGGCCAACGGAATGGTCGGCAGCACCCACATGTTTACGGGACTGGCCGTCCTCAACCTCTCGGGGATCTCCCAGCCGGGCGGGGGGAGCGACGGCGAAGTGCTGATCGAAGTTTTCACGGCCCAAGGCCAGTTGGCGGGCCGGACCTTGCGTCCGCTGCCGGGAGACAGCCGCAGCGCCATGTTGTTGCAGGAGTGGGTGGAGGACCTGCCCGACCAGCAGGGGGGGCATATTCGCATCAGCGCCGACGTCCCCATGGCAGTGCTGGAGTTGTTCGGCGATTTCAACCAGACCTTCCTCAGCACCGTTTCAGCTTCGCCGGGCTCTTTTGAGACCAAGGGGAGGTGA
- a CDS encoding cation diffusion facilitator family transporter — translation MANRGVVAYGWLAVAAAVATIIIKTAAYLITGSVGLLSDALESVINLVSALLAVSVLRIAEQAPDREHNYGHEKAEYFSSGAEGALILLAAAGVAGVAVERFIDPRMLMRLNLGILFSLAASVLNLVVARILIRTGRRRQSIALEADGHHLMSDVWTSAGVLAGLAGVALTGYQWLDPLAALVVAAHIGWVGSKLVLRSVHGLMDRALSPSTVGQVVEILRSYRPLGVRYHALRTRQAGARNFVSVHIMVPGRWSVQKGHDLLEEIESRIRQEVPCTSVFTHLEPVEDPVSQADVDLDRD, via the coding sequence ATGGCCAATCGAGGAGTCGTGGCCTACGGCTGGTTGGCTGTCGCGGCCGCCGTGGCCACCATCATCATCAAGACCGCCGCCTATCTGATCACCGGTTCGGTGGGGCTCTTGTCGGACGCCCTGGAGTCGGTCATCAACCTGGTCAGCGCGCTGTTGGCGGTTTCCGTGCTGCGCATCGCCGAACAGGCCCCCGACCGCGAGCACAACTACGGCCACGAAAAAGCCGAATATTTCTCCAGCGGGGCCGAAGGAGCCCTGATTCTCCTGGCCGCCGCCGGGGTGGCGGGCGTGGCCGTGGAGCGGTTCATCGATCCGCGCATGCTCATGCGCCTCAACCTGGGCATCCTTTTCTCCCTGGCCGCGTCCGTGCTCAATCTGGTGGTGGCGCGCATCCTCATCAGGACCGGCCGTCGGCGCCAGTCCATCGCTCTGGAAGCCGACGGACATCACCTCATGAGCGACGTCTGGACCTCGGCAGGAGTGCTGGCCGGGCTGGCAGGCGTAGCCTTGACCGGCTATCAGTGGCTGGACCCGCTGGCAGCGCTGGTAGTGGCGGCCCACATCGGCTGGGTGGGCAGCAAGCTGGTGCTGCGCTCCGTGCATGGGCTGATGGACCGGGCGCTAAGTCCTTCAACAGTGGGCCAGGTGGTCGAGATCCTGCGCTCATACCGGCCCTTGGGCGTCCGCTATCATGCCCTGCGCACGCGCCAGGCCGGGGCGCGCAACTTCGTCTCGGTGCACATCATGGTGCCCGGACGCTGGAGCGTTCAGAAGGGTCACGACCTGCTGGAGGAGATCGAATCGAGGATCAGGCAGGAAGTGCCCTGCACCAGCGTGTTTACCCACCTGGAGCCGGTGGAGGACCCGGTTTCTCAAGCTGACGTCGACCTGGACCGCGACTAG
- a CDS encoding response regulator, with translation MRSLLDGILQNSLDGVMAFQSERNRDGEIVDFRWRLTNPVAETIMGRSHKELFGRRLGRIRPKCIDDDLFEKFVEVVETGVPMDIERLCRDEIGRCWYRIMAVKLGDGFTLTYSDISGRKKLEDERRLLQGQIEQTQRLESLGALAGGIAHEFNNVLQGVMGSADLALMDLEAGRADQAEKSVRVILKTAKRAAELCLQLLTYSGKSHAVMEPLDLSGVLKSARPLLANAVSQQASLSFQLDPQLPLIEGDASQLRQVVLNLITNASEALKGKEGEICVSTGRCRLGRSDLARVTGSRGLSPGEYVELRVEDSGCGVSPTILPQIFDPFFTTKYTARGLGLAAVLGIVRGHGGCLLVESGFREGSVFRVFLPLAEETVGERPTAVKPVSDRPLAWTVLVIDNDETVRNTARGILRRAGCKVMCAAGGEEGLKIFRSHAKSIDLVLLDRTMSHMSGRETFKQLKAQDSGLKVVLSSGYTDEETLDEFWREGLAGFIHKPYRAHQLIEMVRDVMTRETA, from the coding sequence ATGCGATCTCTGCTGGACGGCATCCTGCAGAATTCTCTGGATGGAGTGATGGCTTTCCAGTCCGAACGCAACCGCGACGGCGAGATCGTCGATTTCCGCTGGCGCCTCACCAATCCGGTGGCCGAGACCATCATGGGACGCAGCCACAAGGAACTCTTCGGCCGACGTCTGGGCCGCATCCGCCCCAAGTGCATCGACGACGATCTCTTCGAGAAGTTCGTGGAAGTGGTGGAGACGGGAGTCCCCATGGACATCGAGCGTCTCTGCCGCGACGAGATCGGACGTTGCTGGTACCGCATCATGGCCGTCAAGCTGGGGGACGGCTTCACCCTCACCTATTCCGACATCTCGGGCCGCAAGAAGCTGGAGGACGAAAGGCGGCTGCTGCAAGGACAGATCGAACAGACCCAGCGGCTGGAGAGCCTGGGGGCCTTGGCCGGCGGAATCGCCCACGAGTTCAACAACGTGCTGCAGGGCGTGATGGGCAGCGCCGACCTGGCCCTGATGGACCTTGAAGCGGGACGCGCCGATCAGGCCGAGAAGAGCGTGCGCGTGATCCTCAAGACCGCCAAGCGGGCGGCCGAGTTGTGCCTGCAGCTCCTCACTTATTCGGGCAAGAGCCACGCCGTCATGGAGCCCCTCGACCTGAGCGGCGTGCTCAAGTCCGCGCGTCCTCTGCTGGCCAACGCCGTCTCACAGCAGGCTTCGCTGAGCTTTCAACTCGACCCCCAACTCCCTCTCATCGAGGGTGACGCCTCGCAACTGCGCCAGGTGGTCCTCAACCTGATCACCAACGCCTCCGAAGCCCTCAAAGGCAAGGAGGGGGAGATTTGCGTGTCGACCGGGCGCTGCCGCCTGGGACGTTCCGACTTGGCCCGTGTGACCGGCTCGCGGGGACTCTCCCCCGGCGAATACGTGGAGCTGCGGGTGGAAGACAGCGGTTGCGGGGTCAGCCCCACCATCCTGCCCCAGATCTTCGATCCCTTCTTCACCACCAAGTACACCGCCCGCGGACTGGGACTGGCCGCCGTCCTGGGCATCGTGCGCGGACATGGGGGCTGTCTGCTGGTGGAGAGCGGATTCCGCGAGGGCAGCGTGTTCCGCGTCTTCCTGCCTCTGGCCGAGGAGACGGTGGGCGAGCGTCCGACCGCGGTCAAGCCTGTCAGCGACCGTCCCCTGGCTTGGACGGTGCTGGTCATCGACAACGATGAAACCGTCCGCAATACGGCCCGCGGAATACTCAGGCGGGCGGGATGCAAGGTGATGTGCGCCGCCGGCGGCGAGGAGGGGCTCAAGATCTTCCGCAGCCACGCCAAGTCCATCGACCTGGTGCTGCTCGACCGCACCATGTCGCACATGAGCGGCCGAGAAACATTCAAGCAGCTCAAGGCCCAGGACTCCGGCCTCAAGGTGGTCCTGTCCAGCGGCTATACCGACGAAGAGACGCTGGACGAGTTTTGGCGTGAGGGACTGGCCGGATTCATCCACAAGCCCTACCGCGCTCACCAGTTGATCGAGATGGTGCGCGACGTCATGACGCGCGAGACGGCCTGA
- a CDS encoding CHAD domain-containing protein — MRSEELSDFHHEQSLEIERLLPAAARCEEEAIHQFRLCVKRLRAFYKAVERVDSGFPSKEKEAEIKQVFKAAGNVRDVQVQRRLALQWQEVSRIALQGYLGHLEDLERDRRPPLQEACSALPEDVLKQRQQEIEGLLRSRPPEDLLKALDAYLEELVEQLHEMAAAEQKEDGRDGHDPHRVRILTKQIRYVAEAALSSHPRDARLAALVESMKALHDPLGDWHDRRVATRFADRFLEENPSEIERERVKLFQRSMVEEEEAFLDAFRENWQAFAESSSTVGAGS; from the coding sequence ATGCGCAGTGAGGAACTCTCCGACTTCCACCATGAACAAAGCCTTGAAATCGAGCGGCTGCTGCCGGCGGCGGCCCGCTGCGAGGAAGAGGCTATCCACCAGTTCCGCCTCTGCGTCAAACGCCTGCGCGCTTTCTACAAGGCGGTGGAAAGGGTCGACTCGGGTTTTCCCTCCAAAGAGAAAGAAGCTGAGATCAAGCAAGTCTTCAAAGCCGCCGGAAACGTCCGCGACGTACAGGTGCAGCGCCGCTTGGCCTTGCAGTGGCAAGAGGTCAGCCGCATCGCCTTGCAAGGTTATCTCGGTCACCTCGAGGACCTGGAAAGGGATCGCCGTCCCCCGCTGCAAGAGGCCTGCAGCGCTTTACCTGAGGACGTTCTCAAGCAGCGCCAGCAGGAAATCGAGGGCCTGCTGCGCAGCCGTCCGCCCGAGGACCTGCTGAAGGCGCTGGATGCTTACCTGGAGGAGTTGGTGGAGCAGCTTCATGAGATGGCCGCGGCTGAGCAGAAAGAGGACGGCCGAGACGGCCACGACCCTCACCGGGTGCGGATACTCACCAAGCAAATCCGCTACGTGGCCGAGGCGGCCCTCAGTTCACATCCCCGGGACGCCCGTCTGGCGGCCCTCGTCGAGAGCATGAAGGCCCTTCACGATCCTCTGGGAGATTGGCATGACCGCAGGGTGGCGACGCGCTTCGCCGACCGCTTTCTTGAAGAAAACCCCTCCGAGATCGAGCGCGAACGAGTCAAGCTCTTCCAGCGCAGCATGGTGGAAGAAGAAGAGGCCTTCCTGGACGCCTTTCGCGAGAACTGGCAGGCCTTCGCCGAGTCTTCCTCGACCGTAGGAGCGGGATCCTGA
- a CDS encoding radical SAM protein: MADKGLESKWGQRTEGFERPYVVSWNLTYKCNLACQHCYLDAGPRPKVESENFLDRSELDTRQCFKVVDEVAALAPECVTILTGGEPLLRRDILEIVRYADSKELWVVVGTNGVRVSDNLAKVLKQEGVRGMALSLDALEAERHDRFRMVEGAWQNTVDGARILHRREMPFIVQTTVGGHNAGELESIADFAYQELGAKVWNLYFLVQTGRGQYVSDLEREDYDRILGQLADLQQEYRGRMLVNAKCAPHYVRTLFERDPQSPFLKTFVGGAGGCPAGTQYMGIRPNGDVTPCPYLPVFAGNLRRASLSELWKDSTLFADMRRRKSLGGRCGECEFNGHCGGCRARAYGMTGDYMAEDPLCSFQPGPFTEAVRSLQPRLEYGRRQAFSIDWDAQARQRMKRIPAFVRGMVVKRVEEYCRQQGMQRVTTAALDEIRSRMPANRIFGKG, from the coding sequence ATGGCCGACAAGGGACTGGAAAGCAAGTGGGGGCAGCGGACCGAGGGGTTCGAACGGCCCTACGTGGTTTCCTGGAATCTCACCTATAAGTGCAACCTTGCCTGCCAGCACTGCTACCTGGATGCAGGGCCGCGGCCCAAGGTCGAGAGCGAGAACTTCCTCGACCGCAGCGAACTCGATACCCGTCAGTGCTTCAAAGTGGTCGATGAAGTCGCCGCCCTGGCCCCCGAGTGCGTGACCATCCTGACGGGCGGTGAGCCGCTGCTGCGGCGCGACATCCTGGAAATCGTCCGTTACGCCGACTCGAAGGAGCTTTGGGTGGTGGTTGGAACCAACGGGGTGCGCGTCAGCGACAACCTGGCCAAGGTGCTCAAGCAAGAGGGCGTACGCGGGATGGCGCTCTCGCTGGACGCGCTGGAGGCCGAGCGCCACGACCGCTTCCGCATGGTCGAGGGCGCCTGGCAGAACACGGTGGACGGCGCCCGCATCCTGCACCGCCGTGAAATGCCCTTCATCGTCCAAACCACGGTGGGCGGGCATAACGCCGGGGAACTGGAGTCGATCGCCGACTTCGCCTACCAGGAGCTGGGCGCCAAAGTCTGGAACCTCTACTTCCTGGTCCAGACTGGACGGGGACAGTACGTCAGCGACCTGGAAAGGGAGGATTACGACCGCATCCTGGGCCAGTTGGCCGATCTGCAGCAAGAATACCGCGGACGCATGCTGGTCAACGCCAAGTGCGCGCCTCACTACGTGCGCACGCTCTTCGAGCGCGATCCGCAATCGCCCTTCCTCAAGACCTTCGTGGGCGGAGCCGGAGGGTGCCCGGCCGGAACCCAGTACATGGGCATCCGGCCCAACGGCGACGTCACTCCCTGTCCCTACCTGCCGGTCTTCGCAGGCAACCTGCGCCGCGCCTCGCTAAGCGAGCTCTGGAAAGACTCCACGCTCTTCGCCGACATGCGGCGCCGCAAGAGCCTGGGCGGACGCTGCGGAGAATGCGAATTCAACGGCCACTGCGGAGGCTGCCGGGCCCGCGCCTACGGCATGACCGGCGATTACATGGCCGAAGACCCCCTGTGCAGCTTTCAGCCCGGGCCTTTCACGGAAGCTGTCCGCAGCCTCCAGCCCCGTCTCGAATATGGACGGCGGCAGGCCTTTTCCATCGACTGGGACGCCCAGGCCCGCCAGCGCATGAAACGCATTCCCGCCTTCGTGCGGGGCATGGTGGTCAAGCGGGTCGAGGAGTACTGCCGTCAACAGGGAATGCAGCGCGTCACCACCGCCGCTCTGGACGAAATCCGCTCCCGCATGCCGGCCAACCGCATCTTCGGAAAGGGCTAG
- a CDS encoding family 16 glycosylhydrolase codes for MASLARFCKVLAASWMLVLSGGCSRVVEAQCPVPVWADEFEGDQLDLSKWTPQIGDGCDMGICGWGNQELQWYLAENAVVEDGRLKITARRQSVGGKRFTSARLRTIGKGDFRFGRIEASLKLPSGQGMWPAFWMLSTDEVFGGWPRSGEIDIMEARGIATDIFYGTLHFGEAFPNNRSTGAEFLARGVDMSEGFHLYAIEWEEDEIRWYFDDVLYARLTPQDLRGRNWPFNERFHLLLNLAVGGTFVGPLDESVLPQQYEVDYVRVYDTSLPAVTGPRRVEKDSRGARYWVVGSGEEDPSSGGPAYRWSVPVGARIASGQGTSSIVVDWGGQGGEVVVRRPDAQCGDEMLSMSVRVDRPRQVQRLLENGEDQRLPLLFTTGHFQAQTANPDPQPVNLSPQVIRYQRNGSEKFDVILFELPDGIDVSKLVSGELRFRMDVLSEAAPGTALLLQLENDALSNGSNFPRGRHSTYTARTVAQGQWQRLEFEFSARLDGSTPDDAPDNLALLVDGGWDTSDTYYLDNLVLTSEAPCQAETFHVDLQSGDVRIGAVDNCGRAVENASLIVRVAGSDQEVTVQTGADGLAQLDPPPGLRAQRFAACVVGASHPSLGLSRPLDATDCIGTPVQRRPSIGDN; via the coding sequence ATGGCAAGCTTGGCACGGTTTTGCAAAGTTTTGGCGGCCTCCTGGATGCTCGTGCTCAGCGGCGGCTGCTCGCGGGTCGTGGAGGCTCAATGCCCGGTTCCGGTGTGGGCTGACGAATTCGAGGGCGACCAACTCGACCTTTCCAAATGGACGCCGCAGATCGGCGACGGATGCGACATGGGCATCTGCGGATGGGGAAACCAGGAACTCCAGTGGTATCTGGCAGAGAACGCCGTGGTCGAAGATGGCAGGCTCAAGATCACGGCCCGCCGCCAATCGGTGGGCGGCAAGCGCTTCACTTCGGCCCGCTTGCGCACCATCGGCAAGGGGGATTTCAGATTCGGACGCATCGAAGCCAGTCTCAAGCTGCCGTCGGGGCAGGGCATGTGGCCGGCTTTCTGGATGCTTTCGACCGACGAGGTCTTCGGCGGCTGGCCCCGCAGCGGCGAGATCGACATCATGGAGGCCCGCGGAATCGCCACCGACATCTTCTACGGCACCTTGCACTTCGGCGAGGCCTTTCCCAACAATCGCTCCACGGGCGCCGAATTCCTGGCTCGGGGCGTGGATATGAGCGAAGGCTTTCACCTCTACGCCATCGAGTGGGAGGAGGACGAGATCCGCTGGTATTTCGACGACGTCCTCTATGCCCGCCTCACCCCCCAGGACCTGCGCGGACGCAACTGGCCTTTCAACGAGCGCTTCCATCTGCTGCTCAACCTGGCTGTCGGGGGGACCTTCGTGGGGCCGCTGGACGAAAGCGTCCTGCCCCAGCAGTATGAAGTCGATTACGTGCGCGTCTACGACACTTCTCTGCCAGCCGTGACCGGTCCTCGCCGGGTCGAAAAGGACAGTCGGGGGGCCCGCTATTGGGTCGTGGGCTCCGGCGAGGAAGACCCGTCCTCCGGCGGACCCGCCTATCGATGGAGCGTCCCGGTGGGAGCGCGCATCGCCTCGGGTCAGGGGACCAGTTCGATCGTGGTGGACTGGGGAGGGCAAGGCGGCGAAGTCGTGGTCCGGCGCCCCGATGCCCAGTGCGGGGACGAGATGCTCTCGATGAGCGTGCGGGTCGATCGCCCCCGTCAAGTCCAACGCCTGCTGGAGAATGGCGAGGACCAGCGCCTGCCTCTGCTTTTCACGACCGGACATTTCCAGGCCCAAACCGCCAATCCTGACCCGCAGCCTGTCAATCTCAGTCCGCAAGTGATCCGATATCAGCGCAACGGATCGGAGAAGTTCGACGTCATCCTTTTCGAGCTGCCTGACGGCATCGACGTGTCCAAACTGGTCTCGGGCGAATTGCGCTTTCGGATGGACGTCCTGAGCGAGGCTGCTCCCGGCACCGCCCTGCTCTTGCAGCTTGAGAACGACGCCCTCTCCAACGGCTCCAACTTCCCCCGCGGACGCCACAGCACCTACACGGCACGGACGGTCGCCCAGGGCCAATGGCAACGCCTGGAGTTCGAGTTCAGCGCCCGCCTCGACGGCTCCACCCCGGACGATGCTCCCGACAACCTGGCCCTGCTGGTCGATGGCGGATGGGACACTTCCGACACCTACTATCTCGACAACCTGGTGCTGACCTCAGAGGCGCCCTGCCAGGCCGAGACCTTCCACGTCGACCTCCAGTCCGGTGATGTGCGCATCGGGGCGGTCGACAACTGCGGACGAGCGGTGGAAAACGCCAGCCTCATCGTGCGCGTGGCCGGCAGCGATCAGGAGGTGACCGTCCAGACGGGGGCCGACGGACTGGCTCAGCTCGATCCGCCCCCGGGACTGCGCGCCCAGCGCTTCGCAGCCTGCGTTGTCGGGGCTTCCCATCCCAGCCTGGGCCTGTCCCGTCCTCTGGACGCCACAGACTGCATCGGCACCCCCGTCCAGCGCCGCCCTTCCATCGGCGACAACTGA